The Ignatzschineria rhizosphaerae genome contains a region encoding:
- a CDS encoding integrase core domain-containing protein, whose amino-acid sequence MNIHRKTKLTPFHREEIWRLHHQEKFTVTYLAERFMVSRPTIYKVLKQGRLNLFVPLASKNERYRTIKYGIKRLAKIEKSIEEKLKKRAKRYNKNYPGEMVHVDTKRLPLLKGDLKNRTREYLFVGIDDFSRELYAGIYPDKSQFSAAEFLRWDLLEQCPYTVECTYSDNGREYKGTSEHAFVEMCLTHKINQKFTKPACPQTNGKAERVIRTLMEMWHNQEEFISSDDRKKKLKRFLNYYNTVKPHKGINGLTPYEVLENYFNTEV is encoded by the coding sequence ATGAATATCCATCGAAAAACAAAATTAACGCCGTTTCATCGAGAAGAGATTTGGCGATTACATCATCAAGAAAAATTTACCGTAACCTATCTAGCTGAGCGTTTTATGGTAAGCAGACCTACGATCTATAAAGTACTAAAACAAGGTAGATTGAACTTGTTTGTGCCATTAGCTAGTAAAAATGAACGTTATAGAACAATTAAGTATGGCATTAAACGTCTTGCAAAGATTGAAAAATCTATTGAAGAGAAACTTAAAAAGAGGGCTAAACGTTATAACAAAAACTATCCTGGCGAGATGGTCCATGTGGATACTAAACGGCTCCCTCTTTTAAAAGGGGATCTTAAAAATCGCACTAGAGAGTATTTATTTGTAGGAATTGATGATTTTTCAAGAGAACTTTATGCCGGTATTTATCCTGATAAATCACAGTTTAGTGCTGCTGAATTTCTTCGATGGGATCTGTTAGAACAGTGTCCCTATACTGTAGAATGCACCTATTCGGATAATGGTCGTGAGTATAAAGGTACATCAGAACATGCCTTTGTCGAAATGTGTCTAACACATAAGATTAATCAAAAGTTTACAAAGCCAGCTTGCCCTCAAACGAATGGAAAAGCAGAAAGAGTCATTCGAACACTCATGGAAATGTGGCATAATCAGGAAGAGTTTATCAGTTCAGATGATCGGAAAAAGAAGCTAAAACGATTTTTGAACTATTACAACACAGTAAAACCTCATAAGGGTATTAATGGTTTAACGCCTTATGAAGTTTTAGAAAATTATTTTAACACTGAAGTGTAA
- a CDS encoding alanine/glycine:cation symporter family protein, which produces MFESILTTIQTILWDYLLVYLLCGIGIFYTFLLKGIQIRKFKTALSALFSKFTLSGKKADKSGMSSFQAVSTAIAGQVGTGNLAGPATAIIAGGPGAIFWMWVSSFFGMATIYAEAMLAQKYRTKDRTGQAVGGPAYYIEKGLGIKWLAVLFAVLIIVALGLIGNMVQSNSIASAFEKSLHIPTWATGLIVAVLVAFVVIGGIKNIASFTEKIVPSMAFFYLLGAIIVLAMNYQFILPAFKMIFIAAFNPAAVLGGGAGIAIQQAMRLGIARGLFSNEAGMGSTPHAHAVAKVKTPEEQGYIAMMGVFVVGVIVTLTGLVIITSGIRGWEASGATGPSFLSFFEGHGTGITITQYAYELVFGSVGGIFIAFSLFFFAFSTIIGWYYYAETNVRYLFKSRAAVPIFQLLAVIGIFSASFIQVDVVWQLADLFNGLMVLPNITALFLLAPIVVMETSGLRLENIPLLNKFKWHKKEL; this is translated from the coding sequence ATGTTTGAGTCAATTTTGACAACGATCCAGACGATTCTCTGGGATTACCTTCTTGTCTATCTCCTTTGTGGAATTGGGATTTTCTATACATTTCTATTAAAAGGCATCCAGATACGAAAATTTAAAACAGCGCTAAGCGCCCTATTTTCTAAATTTACCTTATCAGGAAAAAAAGCCGATAAAAGCGGAATGAGCTCATTCCAAGCAGTATCAACGGCTATTGCAGGGCAAGTGGGGACTGGGAACTTAGCAGGCCCTGCTACCGCAATTATCGCCGGAGGTCCTGGGGCGATTTTCTGGATGTGGGTCTCTTCATTCTTTGGAATGGCAACCATTTATGCTGAAGCGATGCTAGCACAAAAATACCGTACAAAAGATCGTACAGGGCAAGCCGTGGGTGGCCCTGCTTACTATATTGAAAAAGGCTTAGGTATTAAGTGGCTAGCAGTACTCTTTGCTGTTCTTATCATTGTAGCGCTTGGCTTAATTGGTAACATGGTGCAATCAAACTCTATCGCCTCAGCTTTTGAGAAGTCACTGCATATTCCAACATGGGCAACAGGGCTAATTGTGGCAGTACTTGTGGCATTTGTCGTCATTGGTGGTATTAAAAACATTGCCTCTTTTACCGAAAAAATTGTCCCCTCCATGGCATTTTTCTATCTTTTAGGGGCGATCATTGTTCTTGCGATGAACTATCAGTTTATTTTACCTGCCTTTAAAATGATCTTTATAGCCGCCTTTAACCCTGCAGCGGTACTTGGCGGCGGCGCAGGTATTGCGATTCAGCAAGCGATGCGTCTTGGAATTGCTCGTGGACTTTTCTCTAACGAAGCAGGAATGGGGTCAACGCCACATGCCCATGCCGTAGCAAAAGTTAAAACACCAGAAGAACAAGGTTATATTGCGATGATGGGGGTCTTTGTTGTGGGAGTTATTGTCACCCTTACAGGCCTTGTTATTATCACATCAGGTATTCGGGGTTGGGAAGCATCGGGCGCAACGGGTCCTTCCTTTTTAAGCTTCTTTGAAGGTCATGGCACAGGGATTACGATTACCCAATATGCCTATGAGCTTGTTTTTGGCTCTGTGGGCGGTATTTTTATTGCATTTTCCCTCTTCTTCTTTGCATTCTCCACCATTATTGGTTGGTATTATTATGCTGAAACCAATGTCCGCTATCTTTTTAAAAGCAGAGCGGCGGTACCAATTTTCCAGCTATTGGCGGTCATTGGGATCTTTAGTGCCTCCTTTATCCAAGTAGATGTTGTTTGGCAATTAGCTGATCTCTTTAATGGATTAATGGTATTACCCAATATTACGGCACTTTTTCTATTAGCACCGATTGTGGTGATGGAAACATCAGGTTTACGCTTAGAAAACATTCCACTTCTTAACAAATTCAAATGGCATAAAAAAGAGCTCTAA
- a CDS encoding methylglyoxal synthase produces MKPLSIGLVAHDAKKKLLVDWVGDYLPYFRQHELFATGTTGQHILEAYPDLSLTRLKSGPLGGDQQLGSMICSDKLDMLIFFTDALTPMPHDVDVKALIRLSTLYNIPIACNTATASLLMKAILIDNDYDH; encoded by the coding sequence ATGAAACCACTATCCATTGGTCTTGTTGCACATGATGCAAAGAAAAAACTCCTTGTCGATTGGGTTGGTGATTATCTCCCCTACTTCCGTCAGCATGAGCTCTTTGCAACCGGAACCACAGGACAACACATCTTAGAAGCATACCCTGATCTTAGCCTCACTCGTCTTAAAAGTGGGCCATTAGGCGGTGATCAGCAACTCGGTTCAATGATCTGCTCCGATAAACTTGATATGCTCATTTTCTTTACTGATGCATTAACCCCGATGCCACATGATGTTGATGTGAAGGCTTTAATCCGCCTGTCAACACTCTACAATATTCCTATCGCTTGCAATACGGCAACCGCAAGCTTATTAATGAAAGCCATCTTGATCGATAATGATTATGATCATTAG
- a CDS encoding integrase core domain-containing protein: protein MNIHRKTKLTPFHREEIWRLHHQEKFTVTYLAERFMVSRPTIYKVLKQGRLNLFVPLASKNERYRTIKYSIKRLAKIEKSIEEKLKKRAKRYNKNYPGEMVHVDTKRLPLLKGDLKNRTREYLFVGIDDFSRELYAGIYPDKSQFSAAEFLRWDLLEQCPYTVECTYSDNGREYKGTSEHAFVEMCLTHKINQKFTKPACPQTNGKAERVIRTLMEMWHNQEEFISSDDRKKKLKRFLNYYNTVKPHKGINGLTPYEVLENYFNTEV, encoded by the coding sequence ATGAATATCCATCGAAAAACAAAATTAACGCCGTTTCATCGAGAAGAGATTTGGCGATTACATCATCAAGAAAAATTTACCGTAACCTATCTAGCTGAGCGTTTTATGGTAAGCAGACCTACGATCTATAAAGTACTAAAACAAGGTAGATTGAACTTGTTTGTGCCATTAGCTAGTAAAAATGAACGTTATAGAACAATTAAGTATAGCATTAAACGTCTTGCAAAGATTGAAAAATCTATTGAAGAGAAACTTAAAAAGAGGGCTAAACGTTATAACAAAAACTATCCTGGCGAGATGGTCCATGTGGATACTAAACGGCTCCCTCTTTTAAAAGGGGATCTTAAAAATCGCACTAGAGAGTATTTATTTGTAGGAATTGATGATTTTTCAAGAGAACTTTATGCCGGTATTTATCCTGATAAATCACAGTTTAGTGCTGCTGAATTTCTTCGATGGGATCTGTTAGAACAGTGTCCCTATACTGTAGAATGCACCTATTCGGATAATGGTCGTGAGTATAAAGGTACATCAGAACATGCCTTTGTCGAAATGTGTCTAACACATAAGATTAATCAAAAGTTTACAAAGCCAGCTTGCCCTCAAACGAATGGAAAAGCAGAAAGAGTCATTCGAACACTCATGGAAATGTGGCATAATCAGGAGGAGTTTATCAGTTCAGATGATCGGAAAAAGAAGCTAAAACGATTTTTGAACTATTACAACACAGTAAAACCTCATAAGGGTATTAATGGTTTAACGCCTTATGAAGTTTTAGAAAATTATTTTAACACTGAAGTGTAA
- a CDS encoding OPT family oligopeptide transporter, which yields MNQMRELTLRGMILGALITIIFTASNVYLGLKVGLTFSSAIPAAVISMAVLKLFADSTILENNMVQTQASAAGTLSSIIFVIPGLLMIGYWSDFHFMMTFFICAAGGMLGVLFSIPLRHVMVVKSDLPYPEGVAAAEILKAGCSEEVDSNGKSSSKEGLKDILFGSAIAAVVTLFTGGFRILAGSASYFAVAGKAVIQIPMGFSLALMSAGYLVGIVSSVAIIIGALMAWGVAVPILSSIGDFPADMTASAIASKIWAEDVRFIGAGTLAIAALWTLLTLFKPVVEGIKMSLGALTGETGNSANRTEQDLSPKTILMIMIAMLVILLGTFYTFIADANLSTGFAWTLVVISVIFAFIMGFLVAAASGYMAGLVGSSASPISGIGIVAVTIVALLLLVVGEAGGLMETADGKKFATALALFTTSAVVAIASISNDNLQDLKTGFLVHATPWRQQVALLIGCIVGAIVIAPILDILYQAYGFTGAMPRADMDPTQVLAAPQATLMATISTGIFSHNLEWTMIIIGLIIGAVVIALDLFLKKSGSKFRLPALAVGMGIYLPPSITTPIFIGGLLSWIIKRAVHKRLAKESEETRNEENRKADRKSALIASGLIVGESLIGVIMAAIIVVSMNVDAISDDRKNAPLSLLGSMTEIFGSSTPMVQQLLGLFIFILVAVIFVRRALSAAKK from the coding sequence ATGAATCAAATGCGAGAACTGACGCTCCGGGGAATGATCCTTGGAGCGTTAATCACGATAATATTTACCGCCTCAAACGTCTATCTTGGTCTTAAAGTTGGACTCACCTTCTCATCTGCAATCCCTGCAGCTGTCATTTCGATGGCTGTTTTAAAGCTCTTTGCAGATTCCACCATTTTAGAAAACAACATGGTGCAAACCCAAGCATCAGCTGCCGGCACCCTCTCTTCGATTATCTTTGTAATCCCTGGACTTTTAATGATTGGCTACTGGAGTGATTTTCACTTCATGATGACATTCTTTATCTGCGCCGCTGGTGGAATGCTTGGGGTTCTCTTCTCAATTCCCCTTCGCCATGTCATGGTTGTTAAAAGCGATCTACCTTACCCAGAAGGCGTTGCCGCAGCTGAAATTTTAAAAGCAGGATGTAGTGAAGAAGTCGATAGCAATGGTAAGAGCTCCTCTAAAGAAGGTCTTAAAGATATTCTTTTTGGTAGTGCAATTGCAGCCGTTGTCACACTCTTTACCGGCGGTTTTAGAATCTTAGCGGGGAGCGCATCTTATTTTGCTGTTGCAGGTAAAGCGGTTATTCAAATTCCGATGGGCTTTTCTCTTGCATTAATGAGTGCCGGTTACTTAGTTGGAATTGTCTCTTCTGTTGCAATTATCATTGGTGCCTTAATGGCGTGGGGGGTTGCGGTTCCTATTTTAAGTAGCATCGGGGATTTCCCAGCAGATATGACAGCTTCTGCCATTGCTTCAAAAATCTGGGCAGAAGATGTTCGCTTTATTGGCGCAGGTACTTTAGCAATTGCGGCACTTTGGACGCTTTTAACGCTCTTTAAACCCGTTGTTGAAGGGATTAAGATGTCACTTGGTGCATTAACGGGAGAAACAGGTAACTCTGCAAACCGTACCGAGCAAGATCTCTCCCCTAAAACGATCCTGATGATCATGATCGCAATGCTGGTGATCTTACTGGGAACCTTCTATACCTTTATCGCTGATGCAAATCTCTCCACAGGATTTGCTTGGACTTTAGTGGTTATCTCTGTAATCTTTGCCTTTATCATGGGCTTTTTAGTTGCAGCAGCAAGTGGTTATATGGCGGGATTAGTCGGATCATCGGCAAGCCCTATCTCTGGTATTGGGATTGTTGCCGTAACGATTGTTGCACTTTTACTCCTTGTAGTCGGGGAAGCCGGCGGCTTAATGGAAACAGCTGATGGGAAAAAATTTGCCACAGCCTTAGCCCTTTTCACCACAAGTGCTGTCGTTGCCATTGCAAGTATCTCAAATGATAACTTACAAGACCTTAAAACAGGTTTCCTTGTGCACGCAACACCGTGGCGTCAGCAAGTGGCGCTCTTAATTGGCTGTATTGTTGGAGCGATTGTTATTGCCCCTATTTTAGATATTCTCTATCAAGCCTATGGCTTTACAGGCGCAATGCCAAGAGCGGATATGGATCCTACCCAAGTATTGGCAGCGCCACAAGCGACATTAATGGCGACGATCTCTACGGGTATCTTCTCCCACAACCTTGAATGGACCATGATTATTATTGGTCTTATCATCGGTGCGGTAGTGATTGCTTTAGATCTCTTCCTTAAAAAAAGTGGCTCAAAATTCCGTTTACCAGCACTTGCGGTAGGCATGGGAATCTATCTTCCACCAAGCATTACAACGCCAATCTTTATCGGGGGTCTACTCTCATGGATTATCAAGCGCGCAGTACATAAACGCCTTGCAAAAGAATCAGAAGAGACTCGTAATGAAGAGAATCGCAAAGCTGACCGCAAAAGTGCCCTTATCGCATCTGGCCTTATTGTTGGTGAGAGCTTAATCGGCGTTATCATGGCGGCAATTATTGTAGTGAGCATGAACGTTGATGCCATTTCGGATGATCGTAAAAATGCCCCATTATCACTTTTGGGTAGCATGACTGAGATCTTTGGTAGTTCAACACCGATGGTTCAACAATTATTAGGATTATTTATCTTTATCCTTGTGGCAGTGATCTTTGTAAGACGCGCACTTTCAGCGGCAAAAAAATAA
- a CDS encoding HAD domain-containing protein yields the protein MKLFLDIDGVMVHANPHRKIDHDEDGFYRFDIRAMEALMYLLANIDIEEIILSTSHRFSFSLTEWQQLLSNRGIKIPIISRIESVMTPQKSRCEEIQDWVDHRHLKVDQILIIDDDHSLNGLPSDIKARLILTSPYVGLRMRDIEEYLSS from the coding sequence GTGAAGCTGTTTCTAGATATTGATGGCGTGATGGTTCATGCAAATCCTCATCGTAAGATCGATCATGATGAGGATGGATTTTATCGTTTTGATATTCGTGCAATGGAAGCATTAATGTATCTTTTGGCTAATATTGATATTGAAGAGATCATTTTATCAACCTCTCATCGTTTCAGTTTTTCGCTCACAGAGTGGCAACAACTACTCTCTAATCGCGGAATCAAGATTCCTATTATTAGTCGAATTGAATCGGTGATGACACCTCAAAAATCACGTTGTGAAGAGATTCAGGATTGGGTTGATCATCGACATCTAAAGGTGGATCAAATTCTTATTATAGATGATGACCACTCACTTAATGGTTTGCCCAGTGATATTAAAGCGCGTTTAATTTTAACGAGCCCTTATGTGGGATTAAGAATGAGGGATATTGAGGAGTACCTCTCTTCATAG